One Nitrospira sp. DNA window includes the following coding sequences:
- a CDS encoding Two-component system sensor histidine kinase/response regulator hybrid produces MKIKSNSRSGNRQAAGVVHDDSHDKAILHILQAVKNGDFSMRLPAEWTGLVGKIADEINGLIDLNAMFAEEFKRVSHAVGKKGKLSERASVPEARGEWKTNIEAVNGLIEDLVRPTTEMARVIGAVAKGDLTQSVALEAEGHPLRGEFLSTAKTVNSMVGQLDAFAAEVTRVAREVGTEGKLGGQAVVPGVAGTWKDLTDNVNSMASNLTNQVRNIAEVTIAVANGDLSKKITADVRGEILQLKDTINTMVDQLRSFAAEVTRVAREVGTDGKLGGQAVVPGVAGTWKDLTDSVNSMASNLTNQVRNIAEVTVAVANGDLSKKITVDVRGEILQLKDTINTMVDQLRSFAAEVTRVAREVGTDGKLGGQAQVRDVSGVWKDLTDSVNSMASNLTAQVRNIAEVTTAVANGDLSKKITADVRGEILQLKEAINTMVDQLRSFAAEVTRVAREVGTDGKLGGQAVVPGVAGTWKDLTDSVNSMASNLTNQVRNIAEVTTAVANGDLSKKITADVRGEILQLKDTINTMVDQLRSFAAEVTRVALEVGTEGKLGGQAQVRDVSGVWKDLTESVNLMAGNLTDQVRNIAEVTIAVANGDLSKKITVDVRGEILQLKEAINTMVDQLRSFAAEVTRVAREVGTEGKLGGQAAVSGVAGTWKDLTDSVNSMASNLTDQVRNIAYVTIAVANGDLSKKITADVRGEILQLKEAINTMVDQLRSFAAEVTRVAREVGTEGKLGGQAQVRDVSGVWKDLTDSVNLMAGNLTDQVRNIANVTIAVANGDLSKKITVDVHGEILQLKEAINTMVDQLRSFAAEVTRVAREVGTEGKLGGQAIVPGVPGTWKDLTESVNLLAANLMTQVRAIAEVATAVTQGDLTRSIQVQARGEVAELKDNINVMIRTLRATTEQNTEQDWLKTNLAKFTRMMQGQRDLTTVGDLLLTELAPLVNAQYGAIYQHDAGEKPLLRLLASYAGENGDIVPDEMRIGVGLVAQCAREKRRIMLTDVPPDYIRIRSGLGEAQARNVIVLPVLFEGRTKAVIELATLSEFTPTHVAFLGQLTETIGVVVNTIEATMQTEGLLQQSQNLATELQAQQKELQQTNEELAKKAQQLAEQNAEVERKNREIEQARHALEDKARELALASKYKSEFLANMSHELRTPLNSILILAQQLGENPDRNLSSKQVEFSKNIHAAGADLLNLISDILDLSKIESGTVTVEPEEVLFMKVREATERSFRHVAEARQSAFHIEIDPQLPRSLVTDFKRLQQVLKNLLSNAFKFTSHGRVTFRIRRALAGWNLDHPVLSTVPTVVAFEVSDTGIGIPVEKQKIVFEAFQQADAGTSRRFGGTGLGLAISRELAMLLGGEIRLVSAPGEGSTFTLYLPEAYMGPAPELILPKFQSQQQTPLLVQQAHHLEDIPDDRETIMPGEPTVLIVEDDPHYARVLLGAVREKGLKGIVTAHGRLALSLTREYKPVAITLDIFLPDMLGWTVLSHLKQDPETRHIPVQILTVEEERLHGLGHGAFAYMIKPTTTEDLGDTFGRLVDFTRPRRKRLLLVEDNEIERRSLCELLIHDEVDIVPADNGARAWDLLSRQHFDCVVLDLRLPDMSGFQILERIREHEALRNIPVIVSTGKDLSEEEEIQLRELSQGIVLKGVQSPERLLDEATLFLHLVVTQLSPEKQQMLERVRQSDDALVGKKVLVVDDDIRNIFALTSLLERHGMEVTSCETGREAVQKVEDDEDLDMVLMDIMMPEMDGYETMRQIRQNPRHRLLPILALTAKAMKGDRERCLQAGASDYIAKPVNTDELLALLRIWLYGRKKAMRRP; encoded by the coding sequence ATGAAGATCAAGTCGAATTCACGATCAGGCAATCGGCAGGCCGCCGGCGTCGTCCATGACGACAGTCATGATAAGGCCATTCTGCACATCCTCCAAGCGGTCAAAAACGGAGACTTTTCGATGCGGCTGCCGGCTGAATGGACCGGCTTGGTGGGGAAAATCGCCGATGAAATCAACGGCCTCATTGATTTGAACGCAATGTTCGCGGAAGAATTCAAACGCGTCAGCCATGCGGTGGGCAAGAAAGGGAAATTGTCCGAGCGGGCGTCGGTGCCGGAGGCGAGGGGCGAGTGGAAAACGAATATTGAGGCGGTCAACGGGCTGATCGAAGACCTCGTTCGGCCGACAACGGAAATGGCCCGCGTCATCGGAGCTGTGGCCAAGGGCGACCTGACACAATCCGTGGCGCTGGAAGCGGAAGGCCATCCGCTTCGAGGGGAATTTCTCAGTACTGCAAAAACCGTGAACAGTATGGTCGGCCAGCTTGACGCGTTTGCCGCGGAAGTCACGCGGGTGGCTCGGGAGGTCGGGACGGAAGGCAAGCTCGGGGGCCAGGCGGTGGTGCCAGGCGTGGCGGGGACCTGGAAGGACTTGACCGACAACGTCAATTCGATGGCCAGCAACCTGACGAACCAGGTGAGGAACATTGCGGAAGTGACGATTGCCGTGGCGAATGGTGACCTGTCCAAAAAGATCACGGCGGACGTGCGTGGCGAGATTCTTCAGCTCAAGGACACGATCAACACGATGGTGGATCAACTGCGCAGTTTTGCGGCGGAGGTCACGCGGGTCGCCCGAGAAGTGGGCACAGACGGCAAGCTCGGGGGCCAGGCGGTGGTGCCAGGCGTGGCGGGGACCTGGAAGGACTTGACCGACAGTGTGAATTCGATGGCCAGCAATCTCACGAACCAGGTGCGCAATATTGCCGAAGTGACTGTGGCCGTGGCGAACGGCGACCTGTCGAAAAAAATCACGGTGGATGTACGGGGCGAGATTCTCCAGCTCAAGGACACGATCAACACGATGGTGGATCAATTGCGCAGTTTTGCGGCGGAGGTCACGCGGGTGGCCCGTGAAGTGGGCACGGACGGCAAGCTGGGCGGGCAGGCGCAGGTGCGGGACGTGAGCGGGGTGTGGAAGGACCTGACGGACAGCGTGAATTCCATGGCGAGTAATTTGACGGCGCAGGTGCGCAACATCGCCGAGGTCACGACGGCGGTGGCGAACGGCGACCTGTCGAAAAAGATCACGGCGGACGTGCGTGGCGAAATTCTCCAGCTCAAGGAAGCCATCAACACGATGGTAGACCAACTGCGCAGTTTTGCGGCGGAGGTCACGCGGGTCGCCCGAGAAGTGGGCACAGACGGCAAGCTCGGGGGCCAGGCGGTGGTGCCAGGCGTGGCGGGGACCTGGAAGGACTTGACCGACAGCGTGAATTCGATGGCCAGCAATCTCACGAACCAGGTGCGCAACATTGCGGAAGTGACGACGGCGGTAGCGAACGGTGACCTGTCGAAAAAGATCACGGCGGACGTGCGGGGCGAGATTCTTCAGCTCAAGGACACGATCAACACGATGGTGGATCAACTGCGCAGTTTTGCTGCCGAGGTCACCCGGGTCGCCTTGGAGGTCGGGACGGAAGGGAAGCTGGGCGGGCAGGCGCAGGTGCGGGACGTGAGCGGGGTGTGGAAGGACCTGACGGAAAGCGTGAACCTCATGGCCGGTAATCTGACCGATCAGGTCCGCAACATTGCCGAGGTCACCATCGCCGTCGCGAACGGTGATCTCTCGAAAAAAATCACCGTGGATGTGCGGGGGGAGATTCTCCAGCTCAAGGAAGCCATCAACACGATGGTGGATCAACTGCGCAGCTTCGCCGCGGAGGTCACGCGGGTGGCCCGCGAGGTCGGGACGGAAGGCAAACTCGGAGGACAGGCCGCGGTATCAGGGGTGGCCGGTACCTGGAAGGACCTGACCGACAGTGTGAATTCCATGGCCAGCAACTTAACCGATCAAGTGCGGAACATTGCCTATGTGACGATAGCCGTCGCGAACGGCGACCTGTCGAAAAAGATCACGGCGGATGTGCGGGGGGAGATTCTCCAGCTCAAGGAAGCCATCAACACGATGGTAGACCAACTGCGCAGCTTCGCCGCGGAGGTCACGCGGGTCGCGCGCGAGGTCGGGACGGAAGGGAAGCTCGGGGGCCAGGCGCAGGTGCGGGATGTGAGCGGGGTGTGGAAGGACCTGACTGACAGCGTCAACCTCATGGCCGGTAATTTAACGGACCAGGTTCGCAACATTGCCAATGTGACGATTGCCGTGGCGAATGGTGACCTGTCCAAGAAAATCACCGTGGACGTGCATGGTGAAATTCTCCAGCTCAAGGAAGCCATCAACACGATGGTGGATCAACTGCGCAGTTTTGCCGCCGAGGTGACGCGGGTCGCGCGCGAGGTCGGCACCGAAGGGAAACTCGGTGGACAGGCCATCGTGCCGGGTGTTCCGGGGACTTGGAAAGACCTCACGGAAAGCGTGAATCTCCTGGCCGCCAACCTTATGACGCAAGTGCGCGCGATCGCCGAAGTGGCGACGGCCGTGACCCAGGGGGACCTCACCAGGTCCATTCAAGTCCAGGCGCGCGGCGAGGTGGCGGAGCTCAAGGACAATATCAACGTCATGATCCGGACCCTGCGCGCAACGACGGAACAGAACACCGAGCAGGATTGGCTCAAGACCAATCTGGCCAAATTCACACGCATGATGCAGGGGCAGCGGGATTTGACGACGGTGGGTGATCTGCTCCTGACCGAGCTGGCTCCGCTCGTCAACGCGCAATATGGTGCCATTTACCAGCACGATGCCGGGGAGAAACCCTTGCTGCGTCTGCTGGCGAGTTATGCCGGTGAGAATGGGGACATCGTGCCGGACGAAATGAGGATCGGAGTCGGGCTCGTCGCGCAATGCGCCCGAGAAAAGCGACGCATCATGCTGACCGACGTCCCTCCCGACTATATACGGATCCGTTCCGGGCTGGGGGAGGCGCAGGCGCGCAACGTCATCGTATTGCCGGTTTTGTTCGAAGGCCGGACCAAGGCGGTGATCGAGCTGGCGACCCTGTCCGAATTCACTCCGACGCATGTGGCGTTTCTCGGCCAATTGACGGAGACGATCGGGGTGGTGGTGAATACGATCGAAGCGACCATGCAGACCGAAGGTCTTCTGCAACAGTCGCAAAACCTGGCCACGGAGCTGCAGGCCCAACAAAAGGAACTCCAGCAAACCAACGAGGAGTTGGCCAAGAAGGCGCAACAGCTTGCGGAGCAAAATGCGGAGGTGGAACGAAAGAATCGTGAAATCGAGCAGGCCCGGCATGCGTTGGAAGACAAGGCGCGCGAGTTGGCACTGGCATCCAAATACAAATCCGAATTTCTGGCCAATATGTCGCATGAATTACGGACGCCGTTGAACAGCATTCTGATCCTGGCCCAACAGCTCGGAGAGAATCCGGACCGCAACCTCAGTTCCAAGCAGGTGGAGTTTTCCAAGAATATTCATGCGGCCGGCGCGGATCTCCTCAATTTGATCAGCGACATCCTCGACCTGTCCAAGATCGAATCCGGCACGGTCACGGTTGAGCCGGAAGAAGTGCTCTTCATGAAGGTGCGGGAGGCCACGGAGCGCAGCTTCCGTCATGTGGCCGAAGCCAGACAGTCGGCCTTCCATATCGAGATCGACCCCCAGTTGCCCCGCAGCCTCGTGACGGACTTCAAGCGGTTACAGCAGGTGTTGAAGAACCTCCTGTCCAACGCGTTCAAATTTACGTCTCATGGTCGGGTCACATTCAGGATCCGCCGCGCCTTGGCCGGCTGGAACCTGGACCATCCGGTGCTCAGCACCGTTCCGACCGTCGTGGCATTCGAAGTGAGCGATACCGGCATCGGCATTCCGGTCGAAAAGCAGAAGATCGTGTTCGAGGCGTTTCAACAGGCGGACGCGGGGACGAGCAGGCGCTTCGGCGGAACGGGACTCGGGCTGGCTATCAGCCGCGAGTTGGCCATGTTGCTGGGCGGCGAGATTCGTTTGGTCAGCGCTCCCGGGGAAGGCAGCACGTTCACGCTGTATTTGCCGGAGGCCTACATGGGCCCCGCGCCGGAGCTGATTCTTCCCAAATTCCAGTCGCAGCAACAGACGCCGTTGCTTGTGCAACAGGCCCATCATCTAGAAGATATTCCGGACGATCGCGAAACCATCATGCCCGGCGAACCGACCGTGCTGATCGTCGAAGATGATCCGCATTACGCCCGCGTACTCTTGGGAGCCGTCCGCGAGAAGGGCCTGAAGGGCATCGTCACCGCCCACGGCCGCCTCGCCCTGAGCCTGACTCGCGAATACAAGCCGGTGGCCATCACGTTGGATATTTTCCTTCCGGACATGCTGGGTTGGACGGTCCTGAGCCACCTCAAGCAGGATCCGGAAACCAGGCATATTCCCGTCCAGATCCTGACTGTGGAAGAGGAACGGTTGCACGGTCTCGGGCATGGCGCGTTCGCCTACATGATCAAACCGACCACAACCGAAGACCTGGGTGACACGTTCGGACGTCTGGTGGACTTCACCAGGCCCAGGCGCAAACGATTGCTGCTCGTAGAGGACAATGAGATCGAACGCCGGAGTCTCTGCGAGTTGCTGATTCATGACGAGGTGGACATCGTTCCAGCGGACAATGGGGCACGCGCATGGGACCTGCTCTCCCGGCAGCATTTCGACTGCGTCGTGTTGGATCTGCGGCTGCCCGACATGTCCGGTTTCCAGATCCTCGAACGCATCCGCGAACACGAGGCCTTGCGCAATATCCCCGTGATCGTCTCGACCGGCAAGGACTTGAGCGAGGAAGAAGAGATTCAGCTTCGGGAACTGTCTCAAGGGATCGTGTTGAAGGGCGTACAGTCACCCGAGCGGCTGTTGGATGAAGCGACCCTCTTCCTGCATTTGGTGGTGACGCAACTTTCCCCGGAAAAACAGCAGATGCTGGAGCGAGTCCGGCAAAGCGACGATGCGTTGGTCGGCAAGAAGGTATTGGTTGTGGACGACGATATCCGGAACATTTTCGCCCTCACCAGCCTGCTGGAGCGACATGGGATGGAGGTGACGAGCTGCGAAACCGGGCGTGAGGCCGTTCAAAAAGTGGAGGATGATGAGGACCTCGACATGGTGCTGATGGACATCATGATGCCGGAAATGGACGGATATGAAACCATGCGGCAGATCAGGCAGAATCCGCGTCATCGTCTCCTGCCGATTCTAGCCTTGACGGCGAAGGCCATGAAGGGCGATCGTGAACGGTGCTTACAAGCCGGCGCGTCGGATTATATCGCGAAACCGGTCAATACCGATGAGTTGCTGGCTCTCCTGCGCATCTGGCTCTATGGGCGCAAGAAAGCCATGCGGAGACCATGA
- a CDS encoding Two-component transcriptional response regulator, NarL/FixJ family, which translates to MLKHAGTDQAEVTVDTDQAGHLVVTVEDRGHGFNPDEMTGHHDERKRFGLFSVRERAEAMGGRLVVTSVLHQGTCAALTIPYRPVPPKAEAGQRSELGVLSPEFAESGTLENATLGTQNSGPRREMVIRVLLADDHAMVRQGLRSILDAYQDISVVGEAADGEEAVELAGALTPDVIVMDVNMPRMDGIEATRRIKSHWPGLVVIGLSVSNRGQVESLLLEAGASCYVSKEAAGDELHGAIMAAVQRDLDAYQTVKVVTALPAEQAPHPLSE; encoded by the coding sequence GTGCTCAAGCATGCCGGAACAGACCAGGCGGAGGTGACCGTCGATACCGATCAGGCTGGGCACCTCGTGGTGACCGTGGAGGACCGCGGTCATGGTTTCAATCCGGATGAAATGACGGGACATCACGACGAACGGAAGCGGTTCGGACTCTTCAGTGTGCGCGAGCGGGCCGAAGCCATGGGAGGCCGCCTGGTTGTGACCTCTGTCCTCCACCAGGGAACCTGTGCGGCATTGACTATTCCCTACCGGCCTGTCCCGCCGAAAGCGGAGGCTGGGCAGAGGTCCGAATTAGGAGTCCTGAGTCCTGAGTTTGCGGAGTCTGGAACCCTGGAGAACGCAACACTTGGAACTCAGAACTCAGGACCCCGACGGGAGATGGTGATCCGGGTACTGTTGGCGGACGACCATGCCATGGTGCGGCAGGGATTGCGCAGTATTTTGGATGCCTACCAGGACATTTCCGTGGTCGGTGAAGCGGCCGACGGAGAGGAGGCGGTGGAACTGGCCGGGGCGCTTACCCCGGACGTGATCGTCATGGACGTGAATATGCCTAGGATGGACGGCATCGAAGCCACTCGCCGGATCAAAAGCCATTGGCCGGGGCTGGTCGTCATCGGTCTCTCTGTCTCCAATCGCGGGCAAGTGGAATCGCTCCTGCTGGAGGCAGGTGCCAGCTGTTATGTCTCCAAGGAAGCGGCGGGCGATGAATTGCACGGCGCCATTATGGCGGCCGTGCAGCGTGATCTCGATGCCTATCAGACAGTGAAGGTCGTGACGGCGTTACCGGCTGAACAGGCGCCCCATCCATTATCCGAATAG
- a CDS encoding Ferredoxin: MAMAPSAHSISQHKEDCIQACLDCARICNTCADDMIGMQHDAAHDLMVRCIRLCRDCSDICLLSAQWMGRASVFAVRLCALCAEVCDLCAGLCEQHAPHHPLCGDCAKECRRCAGLCHQMVVQSVPNPAGASA; encoded by the coding sequence ATGGCGATGGCTCCATCAGCCCATTCGATCAGCCAACATAAAGAAGATTGCATCCAGGCCTGCTTGGACTGCGCCCGCATCTGTAATACCTGCGCGGATGATATGATCGGGATGCAACATGACGCCGCTCACGACTTGATGGTTCGCTGCATTCGACTTTGCCGCGATTGCTCCGACATCTGTCTGCTTTCTGCCCAATGGATGGGACGGGCATCCGTTTTCGCCGTTCGACTGTGCGCATTGTGTGCCGAAGTCTGTGATTTGTGCGCCGGCCTCTGCGAACAACATGCCCCTCACCACCCTCTTTGCGGGGACTGCGCGAAGGAGTGCCGTCGCTGCGCCGGACTCTGCCACCAAATGGTCGTGCAATCGGTGCCGAACCCCGCCGGGGCGAGTGCCTGA
- a CDS encoding putative phospholipase D family protein — MVTPSPLLVCGRNCWRLEPMEKAAFLVDGEAYFQAFRDTALQAKHSIVILGWDLDTQIELVKGGDKQPEFPTRLGEFLVALLRRKRKLRVYVLNWDFAMIYALEREWMPTAETGWSRHRRLSYQVDGQHPMGASHHQKVVVIDDTIAFVGGLDLTKSRWDTRGHVFQDPRRVEPDGTPYAPFHDVQMMVAGEAAGALGELARARWLNATGRRLPPPGRRPVEELWPAALSPDVEHCRTGILRTQPAYGGQAEIREIEQAYLDGIKSARRSIYIESQYFTANVIGRALAARLSEQDGPDVVLVLRHNCDGWLERQTMDSLRARVLREMELADHYGRLRVYAPTVPGTNGTEKIAVHSKLLIVDEDFVCIGSANVSNRSMGFDTECNLAIESCGQPQIQAAIAALRNDLIGEHLGVEPNMVAEQIRRLGSLTRAIETLRGGTRSFEDGCFDLSGTAAPLIPENLLIDPERPMDAEEVLGTIAHQKEHEHIGRRVVVAVSGLAALGVLAAAWRWTPLGELINVGDLVDAVQARGRGPTGLLALLGGYIVGGFLAIPIMLLIIVTVIAFGPWMGGPSALAGALLSALTLFALGRALGRYRVQRLAGRRVAHLSRRIAKRGLWAILMVRIFPIAPFSMVNLVAGATSLSLRDFLLGTALGMSPGIVVLSAFVDRLEEAVREPSPLAFALLGVLVAGAWSGAWYLSRRLQVRRPAVPPATEETAVDAA; from the coding sequence ATGGTAACCCCTTCGCCGTTATTGGTGTGTGGTCGAAATTGCTGGCGGCTTGAGCCGATGGAAAAGGCGGCCTTCCTTGTCGACGGGGAGGCATATTTTCAGGCCTTCCGGGATACTGCCTTACAAGCGAAACATTCCATCGTGATTCTAGGATGGGATCTCGATACCCAGATCGAATTGGTAAAGGGGGGCGACAAGCAACCGGAATTTCCTACAAGGCTCGGTGAGTTTCTGGTCGCGTTGTTACGGCGTAAACGAAAACTCAGGGTCTATGTGCTCAATTGGGATTTTGCGATGATTTATGCGCTGGAGCGGGAGTGGATGCCGACGGCCGAAACGGGATGGAGCCGTCATCGCCGGCTCTCCTACCAGGTGGACGGCCAGCATCCCATGGGCGCCTCACACCATCAAAAGGTCGTGGTCATCGACGACACGATCGCGTTCGTCGGTGGGCTGGACTTGACCAAATCGCGATGGGACACCAGGGGCCATGTATTTCAGGATCCCCGCCGGGTTGAACCGGACGGAACTCCCTATGCTCCTTTTCACGACGTTCAAATGATGGTTGCAGGCGAAGCGGCGGGAGCTTTGGGCGAGCTGGCCCGCGCCCGCTGGCTGAATGCCACCGGCAGGAGACTTCCGCCGCCCGGCCGGCGCCCGGTGGAAGAACTCTGGCCTGCCGCCTTGTCGCCCGATGTGGAGCATTGCCGGACCGGCATCCTGCGAACACAACCCGCCTATGGCGGGCAGGCGGAGATTCGGGAGATCGAACAGGCATATTTGGATGGAATCAAAAGCGCCCGACGGTCCATTTATATCGAGTCGCAATACTTTACGGCGAATGTGATCGGTCGTGCGCTCGCGGCGCGGCTGTCCGAGCAGGATGGTCCGGACGTGGTGTTGGTGCTCCGTCACAATTGTGACGGATGGCTGGAGCGCCAGACGATGGACAGTCTTCGGGCCCGGGTCTTGAGGGAGATGGAACTTGCCGACCATTATGGGCGACTTCGTGTGTATGCCCCGACGGTGCCCGGAACCAATGGAACGGAGAAAATCGCCGTTCACAGCAAACTGCTTATTGTAGATGAAGATTTCGTTTGTATAGGGTCTGCCAATGTCTCGAACCGCTCCATGGGATTCGATACGGAATGCAATCTCGCGATCGAGTCTTGTGGGCAACCGCAGATCCAAGCCGCCATCGCCGCGCTTCGCAACGACCTGATCGGTGAACACCTCGGAGTTGAGCCGAACATGGTGGCGGAGCAGATTCGCCGTCTCGGCTCACTCACTCGCGCTATCGAGACCTTGCGCGGTGGGACCCGAAGCTTCGAAGACGGGTGCTTCGACTTGAGTGGAACTGCCGCTCCATTGATTCCGGAAAATCTGCTTATCGATCCGGAACGTCCCATGGACGCAGAGGAGGTCTTGGGCACCATCGCCCACCAGAAGGAACACGAGCATATCGGGCGGCGTGTGGTCGTCGCGGTCTCAGGGTTGGCGGCTCTGGGAGTCTTGGCTGCGGCCTGGCGCTGGACACCGTTGGGCGAACTCATCAATGTCGGTGATCTGGTCGATGCGGTGCAGGCCAGGGGCCGCGGCCCCACGGGATTGCTGGCATTGTTGGGCGGGTACATCGTGGGCGGGTTTCTTGCGATTCCCATTATGCTGCTCATCATCGTGACGGTTATCGCGTTCGGCCCATGGATGGGGGGGCCGTCCGCCTTGGCAGGCGCGCTCTTGAGTGCCCTTACCCTCTTTGCGCTCGGGCGGGCGCTGGGGAGATATCGAGTCCAACGGTTGGCCGGCCGTCGTGTGGCGCACTTGAGCAGACGCATCGCCAAGCGGGGGCTCTGGGCGATTTTGATGGTCAGGATCTTCCCCATCGCTCCGTTTTCCATGGTGAATCTTGTTGCCGGCGCCACCTCGCTCTCCCTCCGGGATTTCCTCCTGGGAACCGCCCTTGGCATGAGTCCCGGCATTGTAGTCCTGTCGGCCTTCGTCGATCGTCTGGAAGAAGCGGTTCGAGAGCCGAGTCCCCTGGCCTTTGCCTTGCTGGGTGTACTGGTCGCCGGCGCTTGGAGCGGTGCCTGGTATTTGTCACGGCGCTTGCAGGTGAGGCGGCCTGCCGTGCCTCCGGCCACCGAGGAAACTGCCGTTGATGCCGCGTAA
- a CDS encoding Endonuclease/exonuclease/phosphatase: MPTGKDAAEMRMRVASYNIHRGVGRDGRYEPGRILRVLLEMEADIVALQEVDLLGPDAVQILPWLATKTKMTAVAGPVLSRAEGDYGNALLTKFSVQQVRRWDLSIGRHEPRGALDVDLNWQGRSVHVVNTHLGLWPQERPLQAKRLLELLAVERHDVTILLGDLNEWHVWGKSLRLLRRVFGSPAAPSTFPAGWPIMALDRIWVSPSQALLAVRAHRTEQSRVASDHLPVKAEISLYGRKTDSIHAYGLATNAASWVLASLTV; encoded by the coding sequence ATGCCCACCGGAAAGGACGCAGCCGAGATGCGCATGCGGGTGGCCTCGTATAACATCCATCGGGGGGTCGGCAGAGATGGGCGATATGAGCCGGGGCGCATCCTCCGGGTGCTTCTGGAAATGGAGGCGGACATTGTCGCGCTGCAGGAAGTCGATTTGTTGGGGCCGGACGCCGTTCAGATTTTGCCCTGGTTGGCCACGAAGACGAAGATGACCGCCGTGGCCGGACCGGTGTTGTCACGGGCGGAGGGGGACTACGGCAATGCACTGCTGACAAAGTTCTCCGTCCAGCAGGTCAGACGATGGGATCTGTCCATCGGCCGTCATGAGCCTCGCGGAGCGCTGGACGTCGACTTGAACTGGCAGGGACGGTCCGTTCACGTGGTCAACACCCACCTGGGGCTCTGGCCGCAGGAACGTCCGTTGCAAGCCAAGCGGTTGTTGGAACTGCTCGCGGTGGAGCGGCATGATGTGACGATTTTGTTGGGCGACCTCAACGAATGGCATGTCTGGGGAAAATCGCTGCGGCTCTTGCGCCGGGTGTTCGGCAGTCCGGCCGCCCCCTCGACCTTTCCAGCCGGCTGGCCGATCATGGCGTTGGATCGTATTTGGGTCTCGCCCTCCCAGGCGCTTCTGGCCGTTCGCGCCCACAGGACCGAGCAAAGTCGTGTTGCCTCGGACCATTTGCCCGTGAAGGCGGAGATCAGTCTATACGGGAGGAAGACGGACAGTATCCATGCCTATGGTTTGGCGACCAATGCTGCCTCGTGGGTATTGGCTAGCTTGACCGTATAG
- a CDS encoding Ku domain protein yields MPRSLWKGAISFGLVNIPVILYSAENRNSFDLTLLDRRNMKPVGFKRYNKETGKEVTWGHIVKGYEYEKERYVVLTEEDFRRANIEATQTVDILNFVQAEEIAPMAFETPYYLAPDKRGEKGYTLLREVLKKTGKVAIATVVIRTRQYIAALIPWNDMLLLNTLRYANEIRPSKDLEIPAKSLRTAGVTSRELDMAITLVEEMSDAWKPERYKDTYHDDLMRLINKRIKAGQTEVIASPTEEEEEKKRQPGKGKVVDLMALLKRSVQQSGRPKRSASKNERQAHRKSA; encoded by the coding sequence ATGCCTCGATCATTGTGGAAGGGCGCGATCAGCTTCGGACTGGTGAATATTCCGGTCATCCTCTACTCGGCCGAAAATCGCAACAGCTTCGACCTGACCCTGTTGGACCGGCGCAATATGAAGCCAGTCGGCTTTAAGCGGTACAACAAGGAGACAGGGAAGGAGGTGACCTGGGGCCACATCGTGAAAGGATATGAATATGAAAAGGAACGGTATGTGGTTCTGACCGAAGAGGACTTCCGGCGCGCCAATATCGAGGCGACTCAAACCGTGGACATCCTGAACTTTGTCCAGGCGGAAGAGATCGCACCGATGGCCTTTGAGACACCGTACTATTTGGCGCCGGATAAGCGAGGGGAGAAAGGATATACCCTTCTGCGGGAAGTCTTGAAAAAGACCGGCAAAGTGGCGATTGCTACCGTGGTGATCCGTACTAGGCAATATATCGCGGCGCTGATTCCATGGAATGACATGCTTCTACTGAATACGCTGCGTTATGCGAATGAGATTCGACCGAGTAAAGACCTGGAAATACCGGCCAAGAGCTTGAGAACCGCCGGCGTCACCTCCCGCGAGTTGGATATGGCGATCACGCTGGTGGAGGAAATGTCGGACGCCTGGAAGCCGGAGCGGTACAAGGATACCTACCACGATGATCTGATGCGATTGATCAACAAACGGATCAAGGCCGGACAAACCGAGGTCATTGCGTCGCCGACGGAGGAAGAGGAAGAGAAGAAGCGGCAACCGGGCAAGGGCAAAGTGGTGGATTTGATGGCGCTTCTCAAGCGAAGCGTGCAACAGTCCGGTAGGCCGAAACGATCTGCCTCCAAGAATGAGCGGCAGGCGCATCGCAAGAGCGCATGA